A window of the Oryza brachyantha chromosome 5, ObraRS2, whole genome shotgun sequence genome harbors these coding sequences:
- the LOC102712635 gene encoding protein ANTAGONIST OF LIKE HETEROCHROMATIN PROTEIN 1-like gives MSDPACPEADFRRAFRMPRAVFDKLCGDLGAAVAKEDTTLRAAVPVPQRVAVCVWRLATGEPLREVSRHFGLGISTCHNIVLQVCAALTAVLLSRVVRWPDSPAAAASRFQALSGIPGVVGAVHTEHIPIVAPRENAGEYFDRRLTDRNQKATYSVAVQAVVDADGAFTDVCIGHPGSLSDAAVLEKSALHAQCEAGLLLGDDGHGQPLWLVGGASYPLTSWMLVPCTHPNLTWAHDNLNERVACARAPALRAFRRLRARWRCLQRRAKVKLSELPNMLGACCVLHNLCERSGEELDADVDLLPHDKLVDDGVITGNAGCSSAQQTDRDRMAHVVLHAGNA, from the coding sequence ATGAGCGACCCGGCGTGCCCGGAGGCGGACTTCCGGCGAGCCTTCCGCATGCCGCGCGCGGTGTTCGACAAGCTCTGCGGCGACctgggcgccgccgtcgccaaggAGGACACCACgctgcgcgccgccgtccccgtgCCGCAGCGCGTCGCCGTCTGCGTCTGGCGCCTCGCCACCGGCGAGCCCCTCCGCGAGGTGTCCCGCCACTTCGGCCTCGGCATCTCCACCTGCCACAACATCGTCCTCCAGGTCTGCGCCGCCCTCACCGCCGTCCTCCTCAGCAGGGTCGTCCGGTGGCCGgactcccccgccgccgccgcgtccaggTTCCAGGCCTTGTCTGGTATCCCCGGCGTGGTCGGCGCCGTGCACACGGAGCACATACCCATCGTCGCGCCAAGAGAGAACGCCGGCGAGTACTTCGACCGCCGCCTCACGGACCGGAACCAGAAGGCGACCTACTCCGTCGCCGTACAGGCCGTCGTGGACGCCGACGGCGCGTTCACCGACGTCTGCATCGGCCACCCGGGCTCCCTCTCCGACGCAGCAGTGCTGGAGAAGTCGGCGCTGCACGCGCAGTGCGAGGCCGGGCTGCTGCTCGGTGACGACGGCCACGGGCAGCCGCTGtggctcgtcggcggcgcgagctaCCCGCTGACGAGCTGGATGCTGGTGCCATGCACGCACCCCAACCTGACGTGGGCGCACGACAACCTCAACGAGCGGGTGgcatgcgcgcgcgcgccggcgctgcGTGCGTTCCGGCGGCTCAGGGCACGGTGGCGCTGCCTGCAGCGGCGCGCCAAGGTGAAGCTGTCGGAGCTCCCCAACATGCTGGGAGCTTGCTGCGTTCTGCACAACCTCTGCGAGCGCAGCGGCGAGGAGCtcgacgccgacgtcgacCTGCTCCCGCATGACAAACTCGTCGACGACGGAGTGATCACCGGCAATGCAGGGTGCTCCTCCGCCCAACAGACTGATCGGGACAGGATGGCACACGTCGTCCTCCACGCCGGCAACGCTTAg